In Vicia villosa cultivar HV-30 ecotype Madison, WI linkage group LG7, Vvil1.0, whole genome shotgun sequence, the DNA window tttattatatttttaaaatatattaaaattttaatacaaaTTACATTAAAGGTACCGGTATCTAATTTAAATTCATGGGTaccaaaaaatttatttaaataaataaaaatctttttttaatacttaaaaaaCTATTATTTCTAGTCTTAAATGTGAAGTCTATTGTTTGTGTAATTGTGACATCTGTGTCTCAATACAATTCCGcatgtattttaattctttttttttgacGGTATGTATTTTAATTCTTGATTGTGCTATATTGGaacaaaaaattttattttatttatttagatttaaatatattttgttcTAGCATATTTTCGATATTTATCTGAAGATGACCTCTCTGAATGTTTTTTTTGACAATATTTTAAAGAGGGTGGCATCGAGCGTGCAAACTTAAACTTCTCTTTGGAAGGATTCTTGGATAGCATATATTCTCATTAGTAGGTTTCCTAAATTGTTTAtgatagttaattaatttaatgcgTTGGTGGGAGAGATGGACCGATAGGAAAGAAGAACCTTGTActgaatttttatttatgaaataCGCTAATATTAATAACCTTCTCTTTGTTCTTTAAGGTCTCTCTCTCTTATGAATTTTCATTGCCTACTATGTTCAATTGGATCTTAATAACTCTTATTTGTTCTCTAATCTAGTTGAAGACTTGACCATTCTCTTTGTCTAGGTTAGCTGTGCTCCTTATAAGGTGGTAGTCTTTTCTTGACAGCTTTTGCAAGATAGACTCATTTCAAGAGAGAACTTGTTTAAGCAGAGGTGATTTTTGATCCTAATGGGATCTCGTCTCCCATGTGTGAGGTTTTAGTTGAGTTTGTTTCCCATTATTTTGTCGCTTGCGAGCTAGCTTTGACAGTGTGGTTTAAGATCATTCAATGGTTACGGTGGAAGGGTTTATACTAGTAACTATATGTCTATGGGTGATTTGTCTAAGATTTGACATGATTTTGTCTAGTATATTTAAATTGTCGTAATGATGGTATTTATTCATGTGCTTCAACAAATATAAAGAAGGGAAGGAGAAGGCtattttttggtttgaaaatggTTTCTAGGTAGATCATAGGTGAAATCATCTGTTTTCACTGATTTACTTCAAAACTTATCCTCTTGCTTAATCAATAGTGGGTTGAGTGTTTTGCCTTGATTTTAGGGTTGGTTTTGGTATGTGGTTTTTGGCACGTCTTTGGTTGAATATCATATCTTTTCCCCTTCATAAAAGTAGTAGATGTACATATAGGGATACGATAATTTCACATTATCTTAATTGACCATACATTTGAGTGTCGAAACATGGATAAGCCATACATTTGACCAACAAGGAGTAGATTATTGACCAAATCATGCTCATATATAAAATGAGATATCCCCTAATAAGATAACAAAAGATAACCCATCCACCCATATCTCAACCCCTGCAATAAAATGACCAATCACTAGTAAGAAATATTAAACAACTTAGGAAATCAAACACTAAGTAGGATACTACTAATCTACGAATTCTCCCATAAAAAGTGAGAAAACCTTTGCCCACATTCCTCCTTAGGCTATCGACTAACCAATTTGAAGGATTATCAACTTTAGAACTTGAAAGAGACATAAATTTCCACTAGGTGTAAGAAAAATGAAGAGAGAAGAATCTACCAAGTTAGGATTAAACACTGCGAGATCCATATCTAGAAAATATGATATTCAACAAAAGACGAATTTTACCCGAGAGAAGCCTTTACCATAATTTACTTTGTACAATCAATTTACTTAAGCGTATATCTCTAACCCATATATATACTTTCCCCGTAGGTTTGCACACATTAGACCAATAGACCCACGATATTCTAGGACTCCATTTAATTGTTCGCCATATAAAACTTCACTAAATCATAACTAACTTTTGCTAAACCTTAACAGGAATCTTAACAAAGGATAAAAACGAAATCAGGATATCATTAATAATGAATTTGAGAAGGATGACCCTACATCCATACTAACATACATATGTCACTAGAATAAAGCCGCCTAGAGACAAGATTAACTAATGGTTGCCAGGTTGCCTCAAGACATAGGTTTCTCCACACCGATAAGGAATATCTTTTTTATAGGAAAGAGAGTTCCTCACCAAGTCTAAAAATCAGGATCAACATTCGCCCTAATAAGGATACTTTTGGAAAAAATGACATGAAACATGCTAGAACCTCATGAGGATTTCCTTAATCAACAAGAGACTATTCACCAAGACATTTGCCAAGATAAGAATATCATCGACATAATAATTGTGGGAGATCACCAGGTCGAAGGAACACACCCAATCTTCATAAAAGAGATTAAGACCCATTATTTTCCTAAAAAAATTCCCTCATACTTTCTGCTACCAACAACAAATAAACGGGGCTAAGGGGTCGCCCTTCTTCCACCCCCTTTAGATACTTAACTCTCTGGTTTAACAACCATTCACATGCACAAAAAGATTCCCTATAAAGACACCAGTTCTCAACCAAAACTTCACGTTTATACTAAAACCAAATATGATAAGAATATAATCCCTACAAATCCAACTAACCGAATAATATGCTTTTTCATAATTCTCCCTACAAATCCGACATGATTTTTTTGTTCTTAGCCACGTGCACCAAAGTCTTTCAAAACAACTCCCCCATCAGCCATTTGTCTCCCTTTAAAAAATATCGATTGATTGGAGTAGACTAATTTATCCATAACATCCACTAGTTAATCCGCCAAAACTTTAACCACAGGCTTATaaaaaaaactcacaaaaaatCAGTCGAAATTCACCTGAACATATTTCAGAGTAATCAAAGTAAAATATAAGGGATATTGTCCTTAAAACCAACTTAATTCTTGCAAAGAAAAAAACTTTCAtccaaaattattataaattattagcCAAAAATGTcatgcaaatagtttttattaaGGTGGTTTGAATAAAGTTTATATGTATTTCAACTTTAAAATTTATTTCTGTACATGGTCGACGGAAAGTAAAATGTCACTTTCTGCTAATAACAAGAAGACAAAAACCTCACTGTTTTCTTATCTTTACATGTTTTAAAGATTAGATTGATTAATACAGATATTCTATCATCACCACTACCATGTAAAGATTCCGCATTGATTCCTCATTCTTTCCATTATATAAAGAGCACACTTTCTTGCTATTTCTCTCATCCTTCACTACCAAATATCACATTTCAATTGATTTTGAAGTGAGTACAATGGAATCCAAGAGAGCAATCCTCATTCTTAGCCTATTGGCAATGGTTCTTCTAATTTCCTCAGAGGTGTCAGCTAGGGAGTTTACTGAGACTTCCACTAATACCAATGAGGGTGAGCTAGCTATacattatttttcttcatttgaacTTACAATTTATATTTTTCAGAGCACATCATATATAAAGTGATGAAATTAGAAGTTATATAAACTCATTATAACTAAGACATAATTAATgtcatatataatttatcatgttgGAGATTCCATTCTTACTTAATGTTACAAGTAGATATATGTATCATTTTGTGAAATTAATTTAAGATTTAAATTCAcatcttgtgttttttgcagataTTGAGAAGTCGAATGAACTGAATGATGCCAAATTTTTTGGTTTTCACCGTCACCGCCATGGTCACCGTCACCGTCACCGTCATGGTCATAGGCACGGTGGTCGTCATGGTGGTGATTCCGACAACGGTAACTGATAATACCATGATACATGATGCACATTCAAAGTAATAAATTTCATGAATGAATAGTGTTTGGGGTTGAATAAAAGAGGTATAGATAGTCATCAATCTGTTGTGGTTATGTATCATCTTTGTATGTGTTATCATTTGtaatatatcaaatatatatatcatCGTTGTTAagtattttgtttctttttatatttatatatccaTAGTCCATACTACTGATTTGTCTAAGTAAATTAGGCGAATAATTGAAAGAACAAACCATGTATCGTTCATAATAATACAATCTTTTTGTAATGAGAAGTCATGTATAAGTCATAATGGTAATCAAGAAAATGAGCATTACTTTTGAGTGCATCTTCTCTACCATGGACATATTATAGTCTCGATGGCAACAAATCTCACTATTTCATTGACAGATAAAAAAGAACCAAAATCCACAATCCATATACACAAACAATAATTTTTAGAAAGCTGTTTAATCACTTTAATTCTCTTACAGACTTACACTCATCTTTATTGCATAAAGAACAAAATTATGTATACAAGTTATTCAAAAATAATTTCTATCtatttctctctttctttcataTCAAAACCTTCACTTATTTGCCATTAAGAAAACCACTATCACAATACTTGGAGAAAAATCTTTTTTCTAGGAGTTAAAATTCATTGGAAGTTCAAACAATATCCAGATTTGGAAACtttcaaacactactaaaaaaaattaaaattagagaAGGTAGAAATCCTTCACAAAAGTATTGAAATTCTGTCACAAACTTTTTTTTGACGGTCCAAAATTCGTAACCAATTTGCATGTCACAAATTATATATTAGTGAGAGAATTTGTGATCGCTAACAAGTTGTGAGAAATCTAAACcgtcataaaataaataaatccgtTACCAACAAATTTCTAAAACAATTTTTGTTCTTCAAATTCCGTCACTAATTAGTTACGAATTTCTATCCCCTTTACTAATAATGGACAAATTTTAATTCCCTCATTAATTAGTGATGAATTTCAATTTCCTCACTGATTAGGGACACAATTTAATTTCCATACTAATTAGCGATGAATTTCAATTAGGCATGACAACAGAGCAGGTCGGGGACCGTTATTACCTCCCAAAACCTAAATCTGAATTCCCAAACAATTCTCGTTCCCCGCTCCAAACTCAAACGAAGATGAAAATTAAAATCCAAACCCGACCCAAACGGATTTGGGTATCTCCGCCACCATCCATTTTGTGAAATCAATTTTTTCAATAGAAATACTTATTTGCTCCAAAATCAAACattataaataatcaaataaaata includes these proteins:
- the LOC131621068 gene encoding cold and drought-regulated protein CORA-like; translated protein: MESKRAILILSLLAMVLLISSEVSAREFTETSTNTNEDIEKSNELNDAKFFGFHRHRHGHRHRHRHGHRHGGRHGGDSDNGN